The Nostoc sp. 'Peltigera membranacea cyanobiont' N6 genome contains the following window.
GAAGATTTCGCTGCTCTACTTGACAAATACGATTATCATTTTAGCCCTGGTGATGTTGTACCAGGAACCGTCTTCAGTATAGAGCCGCGCGGCGCTCTGATTGACATTGGTGCTAAAACAGCAGCATATATACCTATACAAGAAATGTCTATTAACCGGGTTGATAGCCCGGAAGAAGTCTTACAGTCAAACGAAACGCGAGAATTTTTCATCCTTACCGATGAAAACGAAGATGGGCAATTAACCCTTTCCATTCGCCGCATTGAATACATGCGGGCTTGGGAGCGCGTGCGACAGCTACAAGCAGAAGATGCAACTGTCCGTTCTGGCGTGTTTGCAACCAATCGCGGTGGTGCATTGGTACGCATTGAAGGATTACGTGGCTTTATCCCCGGTTCTCACATCAGTACTCGCAAACCTAAAGAAGAATTGGTAGGTGAAGATTTACCACTGAAATTCTTAGAGGTTGATGAAGAACGTAACCGCTTAGTTCTATCTCATCGTCGAGCGCTGGTTGAGCGGAAGATGAACCGCCTAGAAGTCGGCGAAGTAGTAATAGGTACTGTTCGTGGCATCAAGCCCTACGGTGCTTTCATCGACATCGGCGGCGTGAGTGGTCTACTACATATTTCTGAGATTTCCCACGAACATATTGATACACCTCATAGTGTGTTCAATGTCAATGATGAAGTGAAAGTTATGATCATTGACTTGGATGCAGAAAGGGGTCGGATTTCCCTATCTACCAAGCAACTAGAACCCGAACCCGGCGACATGATTAAAAACCGGGATTTGGTTTACGATAAGGCAGAAGAAATGGCTGCTAAGTATCGCGAACAGCTACTAGCCAAGCAACAAGGTGCTACTGCTGCGCCTGCTGCACCTGCGGATTCTGTAGCAGAAGAAGAGATTCCACCAGCAGCAGAACTTGAAGACGAGATTCCACCAGCAGCAGAACTTGAAGAAGAGATTCCAGCAGCAGCAGAAATTGAGGAAGTAACTCCAGTAGTTGCGGAAATTGAAGAAGAGATTCCAGCAGCAGCAGAAATTGAGGAAGTAACTCCAGTAGTTGCAGAAATTGAAAAAGAGATTCCAGCAGCAACGGAAACTGAAGAACAAATTCCAGCAGCTATTGAAGAATAATAGATTTTATAGTTTTACTTGTTTTTAAGTAAGAGTATTAAATAATTATATAAAGAGGGTTTTCCCCTCTTTTTTTATGTGGAGAATTGGGAAGAGACGCGATGAATCGCGTCTCTACAAGGAGTTAGGAATATTAATTAAATAAATGGGGTGAAATTATTGTGGCGACTATTAAATGTAGAAATATCACTTTTGATAATATCCAGGCAATTTTGTTTGACAAAAACGGTACTTTAGAAGATTCTGAAACTTATTTGCGATCGCTAGCACAAAAGGCAACAAGATTAATAGATGCCCAAATACCTGGAACTGGGGAACCTCTGTTAATGGCATTTGGCATCAATGGCAATCTTCTAGATCCGGCGGGTTTGATATCGGTAGCGAGTCGCCGCGAAACAGAAGTTGCGGCTGCTGCATATATTGCCGAGACGGGAAAAGGATGGTTTGAATGCTTAAGAATTGCCCGTCAAGCTTTGGATGAGGCGGAGAAATATATCGAACAAACTCCTTCACCGCTATTTGTAGGTAGCTTAGAATTGTTGAAATATTTACGGAAAGCAGGCTTGAAACTCGGTATTCTCTCAGCCGCAACAACCGATGAAGTAAATAAGTTTGTAGCGTATCACCAATTAAGTGATTATATCCAGTTGGAAATGGGAGTAGATGAGGGGCCGAGTAAACCAGATCCAGTATTATTTTTGCAAGCTTGCCAAGCTTTAGGAGTCGAACCGGGCACTACTTTGATGGTGGGTGATGCAGTTGGTGATATACAAATGGCGCGTAATGCTAAAGCCGCAGGTTGTATTGGTATCACTTGGGTGGGTAAGTCAGATAATGTCCGGGGGGCGGATGTGGTGATTAATCAACTTGATGAAATCCAGATTTTAGAAGATTAAGGCAAGAGATGCGATGAATCGCTACGATAATCAGACGCGATGAATCGCCGTCTCTACAATCAGTATTTCTGCATACTATAACTACACTACTGCTGCTGAAATTACACCCTTTATTTCTAACGCAGCCGCAACCCGTAAAATCAACGCTTCATTATATGGTGCTGCGATTAATTGCACGCCCAATGGTAAATCATTTTGACGCTGAATTGGTATTGATAAAACGGGTAAACCAATGAAAGATAATGGTTGAGTAAATAACCCTAAATGAGGACGGACAAGAATTTCTTCACCATCCAAAACCATAGTTTGTTGGCCGATTAGCGGTGCAGAAATTGGTGTCGTTGGGGCAAGAATCACATCCACATTTTGAAATACTTCTCGAATGCGATCGCGATACCATCTTCTAAACCTTTGTGCTTGAAGATACCAGCTACTAGGAATTAACGCCCCAGCCAAAAAGCGATCGCGTGTTGCTGGATCAAAATCTTGGGGATGACATCGCAAATTTTCTAAATGTAGATTTGCGCCTTCGCTGGCTGTAATCACAAAGGCTGCTGCACGGGCGCGGTGTGCTTCTGGGATTGTCACATATTCACTGACATTTAGAGCATCAGCGACTTTTTGCACTGCTGCTAAAGCTTCTAGTTCTGCACCTTGGGTAAAATAATCGCTGGCAATAGCAATTCTGAGATCAGAAATATCTTGCTTAAGTTGTGGTAAAACCAATTCAGGCGGACGTTTTGTACAAATTGGATCGCGATCGTCTTTTCCCTGAAGCACATCAAACACTGTCGCAATATCCTGCACCGATCGCGCAAATGGGCCAATATGGTCAAAACTACTAGAAAATAAAGCTACCCCAGCCCTAGATAACCTTCCATAAGTTGGCTTCAAACCAAAAACGCCACACAACGCCGCCGGAACTCGAATTGAACCATTAGTATCAGAACCCAGCGTCAGAGGTACTAACCCAGCAGCAACAGCCGCCGCCGAACCACCTGATGAACCACCAGCAACTCGCTGTAAATCATGGGGGTTGTGAGTAGCACCGGAATGGAAATTTTCCGTCACGAATCCATAAGCATACTCATCCATATTCAAAGCACCAACCAATACTGCACCAGCTTGTTTCAGCTTGGCTACTGCGGTTGCATCTTGGGTAGCTGGTGGTTTTTCTGCATTGATTTTCGATCCCGCCAGAGTTGTTAAACCAGCGATATCAAAAAGATTTTTCACCGCAAAAGGAACACCCGCAAGCGTTCCTGGATTATTACCTTCGGCAATTTTCTCGTCGATGCGTGCTGCATCTGCTAAAGCCGCCTCAGCAGTCACAGCCGTAAAACAGTTGAGTTGATAATCCCGTGCTGCTATTCGTGCTAACGCAGTTTTAGTAACTTCCACAGCGCTAGTTTTACCTTGGCGTACAGCAGTTGATATTGTTATGGCATCGGCTGAATCAAAATTCATGC
Protein-coding sequences here:
- a CDS encoding 30S ribosomal protein S1; the encoded protein is MVNQNLTATEIGFTHEDFAALLDKYDYHFSPGDVVPGTVFSIEPRGALIDIGAKTAAYIPIQEMSINRVDSPEEVLQSNETREFFILTDENEDGQLTLSIRRIEYMRAWERVRQLQAEDATVRSGVFATNRGGALVRIEGLRGFIPGSHISTRKPKEELVGEDLPLKFLEVDEERNRLVLSHRRALVERKMNRLEVGEVVIGTVRGIKPYGAFIDIGGVSGLLHISEISHEHIDTPHSVFNVNDEVKVMIIDLDAERGRISLSTKQLEPEPGDMIKNRDLVYDKAEEMAAKYREQLLAKQQGATAAPAAPADSVAEEEIPPAAELEDEIPPAAELEEEIPAAAEIEEVTPVVAEIEEEIPAAAEIEEVTPVVAEIEKEIPAATETEEQIPAAIEE
- a CDS encoding HAD family hydrolase; protein product: MATIKCRNITFDNIQAILFDKNGTLEDSETYLRSLAQKATRLIDAQIPGTGEPLLMAFGINGNLLDPAGLISVASRRETEVAAAAYIAETGKGWFECLRIARQALDEAEKYIEQTPSPLFVGSLELLKYLRKAGLKLGILSAATTDEVNKFVAYHQLSDYIQLEMGVDEGPSKPDPVLFLQACQALGVEPGTTLMVGDAVGDIQMARNAKAAGCIGITWVGKSDNVRGADVVINQLDEIQILED
- a CDS encoding AtzE family amidohydrolase; translation: MNFDSADAITISTAVRQGKTSAVEVTKTALARIAARDYQLNCFTAVTAEAALADAARIDEKIAEGNNPGTLAGVPFAVKNLFDIAGLTTLAGSKINAEKPPATQDATAVAKLKQAGAVLVGALNMDEYAYGFVTENFHSGATHNPHDLQRVAGGSSGGSAAAVAAGLVPLTLGSDTNGSIRVPAALCGVFGLKPTYGRLSRAGVALFSSSFDHIGPFARSVQDIATVFDVLQGKDDRDPICTKRPPELVLPQLKQDISDLRIAIASDYFTQGAELEALAAVQKVADALNVSEYVTIPEAHRARAAAFVITASEGANLHLENLRCHPQDFDPATRDRFLAGALIPSSWYLQAQRFRRWYRDRIREVFQNVDVILAPTTPISAPLIGQQTMVLDGEEILVRPHLGLFTQPLSFIGLPVLSIPIQRQNDLPLGVQLIAAPYNEALILRVAAALEIKGVISAAVV